In Natronomonas halophila, one DNA window encodes the following:
- a CDS encoding redoxin domain-containing protein: MVNEGDDAPDFTAPMAHPDGDIEEVALSDLIDDGPAVLAFFPGAFTSVCTGEMVTFRDRLDNITEAGADLYGISIDTPFALDEFADVNQLNFPLISDSNKELIDAYDVEMDFEGLGLTGVAKRAVFVVDESGTVTYAWVSDDPGVEPDYDEVEAAAADA; this comes from the coding sequence ATGGTCAACGAAGGCGACGACGCACCCGACTTCACGGCACCGATGGCACACCCCGACGGCGATATCGAGGAGGTTGCCCTCTCGGACCTCATCGACGACGGCCCCGCCGTTCTGGCGTTCTTCCCCGGCGCGTTCACGAGCGTCTGTACCGGCGAGATGGTCACGTTCCGCGACCGCCTCGACAATATCACGGAAGCCGGCGCCGACCTCTACGGTATCAGCATCGACACCCCCTTCGCCCTCGACGAGTTCGCCGACGTGAACCAACTGAACTTCCCGCTTATCAGCGACTCGAACAAGGAACTCATCGACGCCTACGACGTCGAGATGGACTTCGAGGGACTCGGCCTGACCGGCGTCGCCAAGCGCGCGGTCTTCGTGGTTGACGAATCCGGCACCGTCACCTACGCGTGGGTCTCCGACGACCCCGGCGTCGAACCCGACTACGACGAGGTCGAAGCCGCCGCGGCCGACGCATAG
- a CDS encoding Ig-like domain-containing protein, producing MTFTNDTRGVSEVVGAILVFGVLVALLAIMQTQAVPAANQQVEFEHSQDVQGDFAGFHATASEVANSGDKQSVSIKTGTGYPTRMLFFNPPRVQGSLSTSENQTVTIENATATDPEVDDYLNGSDVKVDTRTLHYNVTYNELQNAPQIRYEYGILYSRFRSGTTVQNPGSVIDDTDINLLFMAGDYSRTAGDTQSVDVRPVSAPARPVTIEGEGNNDITLELPTDLPVSVWQEYYGDQSHVTIQNGTAGTVRITLDGDRRYTLRMAGLGLESGVDKPDAHYIVPAEDAVTDVGAGGNTSVIFEVRDKYNNPVAGEEVEIELDGNTQTVNTSSEGHAVMSVSPSTTGTAVGTIVGCSGGDRCSAEYDVNVLAPGGVINPSGGVRLQDAWINTDIWDDIGNFLNPDDSTGSGVTMEFNASNNLEFEAVRVNYYSPGGGSTPPDEWEMTDGSNTLSGEVSGEFESSNSLDPASNIQVGFVNGGDSYDVTTDDYFVMTVILSNGEQSIYFVSPRDNS from the coding sequence ATGACATTCACAAACGACACCAGAGGCGTATCGGAGGTCGTCGGCGCGATTCTCGTCTTCGGCGTGCTGGTCGCGCTGTTGGCGATTATGCAGACCCAAGCGGTGCCGGCCGCAAACCAGCAGGTCGAATTCGAGCACAGTCAGGACGTCCAAGGTGACTTCGCCGGATTTCATGCAACCGCCTCCGAAGTGGCGAACAGCGGTGACAAGCAGTCGGTTAGCATAAAAACCGGAACGGGCTATCCGACGCGGATGCTGTTTTTCAATCCGCCACGGGTACAGGGGTCACTATCGACCAGCGAGAATCAAACCGTAACGATAGAAAACGCGACAGCGACTGACCCAGAGGTTGACGATTATCTCAACGGAAGCGACGTCAAGGTCGATACCCGTACCCTTCACTACAACGTCACGTACAACGAACTGCAGAACGCGCCACAGATTCGTTACGAATACGGAATCCTCTACAGCAGATTCCGGAGCGGTACGACCGTCCAGAACCCCGGCTCCGTCATCGACGATACGGATATCAATCTCCTCTTTATGGCGGGAGACTATTCGCGGACCGCGGGCGATACGCAGTCGGTCGACGTTCGGCCGGTGAGTGCGCCGGCACGGCCGGTGACGATTGAAGGGGAAGGTAACAACGATATCACGCTGGAACTTCCGACGGACCTGCCGGTTTCGGTCTGGCAGGAATACTACGGGGACCAAAGCCACGTTACTATCCAAAACGGGACCGCAGGAACCGTCAGAATAACGCTCGATGGCGACAGACGGTACACGCTCAGGATGGCCGGTCTCGGACTGGAGTCGGGTGTCGATAAGCCCGATGCGCACTACATCGTTCCTGCTGAAGACGCGGTTACGGACGTCGGTGCTGGCGGGAACACTAGCGTCATCTTCGAAGTACGCGACAAATACAATAATCCGGTAGCAGGTGAAGAAGTCGAAATCGAACTTGACGGGAACACACAGACCGTAAACACGTCGAGCGAGGGACATGCCGTGATGTCGGTTTCGCCGTCCACGACTGGGACCGCCGTCGGTACGATAGTGGGTTGTTCTGGTGGTGACCGATGCAGCGCTGAGTACGATGTGAACGTGCTCGCACCCGGCGGCGTGATTAATCCCAGTGGCGGTGTTCGGTTGCAAGATGCATGGATAAATACGGATATCTGGGATGATATCGGGAATTTCCTTAACCCGGACGACAGTACTGGCTCGGGAGTTACTATGGAATTTAACGCTTCGAATAACCTTGAGTTCGAAGCTGTACGAGTGAATTACTACAGTCCAGGTGGAGGCAGTACTCCTCCGGATGAGTGGGAGATGACCGACGGCTCCAACACGCTAAGTGGTGAAGTGTCTGGAGAGTTTGAAAGTAGCAATAGCCTTGACCCGGCCTCAAATATTCAAGTAGGGTTCGTTAATGGGGGTGATTCGTATGATGTCACTACTGACGATTACTTCGTCATGACGGTGATTCTGTCTAACGGCGAGCAATCCATATATTTCGTTTCTCCGAGAGATAATTCTTAG
- a CDS encoding ubiquitin-like small modifier protein 1, producing MRVEFEFYATLRDAVGEKAVVRDLEAGTSVETALHAVADVYEGLESLVFRANGAVRPNVTVAVNGQPMNQTDPADIELSDGDTVVLSPGVSGGMGMSTGAPTEARP from the coding sequence ATGCGTGTCGAGTTCGAGTTCTACGCCACCCTTCGCGACGCCGTCGGCGAGAAGGCGGTCGTTCGCGACCTCGAAGCGGGAACCTCCGTCGAGACGGCGCTGCACGCCGTCGCCGATGTGTACGAAGGACTGGAGTCGCTAGTCTTCCGGGCCAACGGCGCCGTTCGTCCGAACGTCACCGTCGCGGTGAACGGCCAACCGATGAACCAGACCGACCCGGCCGATATCGAGTTGTCCGACGGCGACACCGTCGTCCTCTCGCCCGGCGTCTCGGGCGGGATGGGGATGAGCACCGGCGCCCCCACGGAGGCCCGACCATGA
- a CDS encoding twin-arginine translocase TatA/TatE family subunit — MVDLIPLQFGLPGGPELLIILLIAVLLFGANKIPKLARSTGEAMGEFQKGREEVEQELQEMRDGATGDSTEDAGTSTTDDETEEFEVADAESETESEPEEETN; from the coding sequence ATGGTAGACCTGATCCCACTGCAGTTCGGGCTTCCGGGTGGTCCCGAACTGCTCATCATCCTGTTGATCGCCGTCCTACTGTTCGGCGCGAACAAGATTCCGAAACTCGCTCGCTCGACCGGCGAGGCGATGGGCGAGTTCCAGAAGGGCCGCGAGGAAGTCGAACAGGAACTCCAAGAGATGCGCGATGGCGCGACGGGCGACAGTACCGAGGACGCCGGCACCTCGACCACCGACGACGAGACCGAGGAATTCGAGGTCGCGGACGCCGAATCCGAGACCGAATCGGAACCCGAAGAAGAAACCAACTGA
- a CDS encoding aryl-sulfate sulfotransferase produces the protein MDRFREMATSKTAIRLFSILVLLLVGVTLAHAATTGLSTQTAADVPEAPPTDNVTVVTESARAGTLIAYAPNGSVLYYNNSRTKYFDVDPVEGDAMTVEYTATDTIHTQGPTCSDPPCAYNTIERANLSTGEVTELYGRYDYKETAGEWHDADRIDENRLVVADIVADQVFIVNTETEVVEWLWDAQSEYPVEGGGPYPEDWAHVNDVEVLDDGRIMVSLRNQDQVVFLDRETGRVDDWTLGEEDDYDIQYEQHNPDYIPEEQGGPAVIVADSENGRVQEFQRVDGEWERSWQWADDRLQWPRDADRLPNGNTLIADTNGKRVIEVGHDGDIVWQVPMTHPYDVERLGTGDESSGGQSARSLGLESRTAESPADTESGFDPLAGLSAAVHAVVPHRVVNGVLYVGPAWMGRLEFFAVGVGAIVGLGWLGAELSWRFPGISVRSPVYRKDE, from the coding sequence ATGGACCGCTTTCGCGAGATGGCGACCAGCAAAACCGCCATCAGGCTGTTTTCCATCCTCGTTCTGCTGTTGGTCGGAGTGACCCTCGCCCACGCCGCGACGACCGGCCTCTCCACCCAGACTGCGGCCGACGTGCCCGAAGCGCCGCCGACGGACAACGTCACCGTCGTCACCGAATCCGCCCGCGCCGGCACGCTCATCGCCTACGCGCCCAACGGGAGCGTCCTCTACTACAACAACAGTCGCACGAAATACTTCGACGTCGACCCTGTCGAAGGCGACGCCATGACCGTCGAGTACACCGCGACCGACACCATCCACACGCAGGGACCGACCTGCAGTGACCCGCCCTGTGCGTACAACACCATCGAGCGCGCCAACCTCTCGACCGGTGAGGTGACCGAACTCTACGGTCGCTACGACTACAAGGAGACCGCCGGGGAGTGGCACGACGCCGACCGCATCGACGAGAACCGCCTCGTCGTCGCCGACATCGTCGCCGACCAGGTATTCATCGTCAACACCGAAACCGAAGTCGTCGAATGGCTCTGGGACGCCCAGTCCGAATACCCCGTGGAAGGCGGCGGCCCCTATCCCGAGGACTGGGCCCACGTCAACGACGTCGAGGTGCTCGATGACGGCCGCATCATGGTCAGCCTCCGCAATCAGGACCAGGTCGTCTTCCTCGACCGCGAAACGGGCCGCGTCGACGACTGGACGCTCGGTGAAGAGGACGATTACGACATCCAGTACGAACAGCACAACCCCGATTACATCCCCGAAGAACAGGGTGGGCCTGCCGTCATCGTCGCCGACTCCGAAAACGGCCGGGTGCAGGAGTTCCAGCGCGTCGACGGCGAATGGGAACGCTCCTGGCAGTGGGCCGACGACCGCCTCCAGTGGCCGCGGGACGCCGACCGCCTCCCCAACGGCAACACGCTCATCGCCGACACCAACGGCAAGCGCGTCATCGAGGTCGGCCACGACGGCGATATCGTCTGGCAGGTCCCGATGACCCACCCCTACGACGTCGAACGCCTCGGAACCGGTGACGAGAGTTCGGGGGGCCAGAGCGCTCGGTCACTCGGCCTCGAATCCCGGACCGCTGAAAGCCCCGCCGACACCGAAAGCGGCTTCGACCCGCTCGCGGGCCTCTCGGCTGCCGTCCACGCCGTCGTTCCCCATCGCGTCGTCAACGGCGTCCTCTATGTCGGCCCAGCGTGGATGGGCCGACTGGAGTTCTTCGCGGTCGGCGTCGGTGCCATCGTCGGCCTCGGCTGGCTGGGCGCCGAACTCAGTTGGCGGTTCCCCGGGATTAGCGTTCGGTCGCCGGTCTACCGCAAGGACGAATAG
- a CDS encoding MBL fold metallo-hydrolase, protein MTDPALGFELGIVSLGNTAFEGNNNCYVLGLEESAETTLIDTGVGVPETREQLREGLADYGLDFADIDRVFLTHHHADHTGLAGEIQAESGCAVYVHEADAPLVEQDPDAMAASEDRLRSCIDEWGMPEDKQEELLAFLDSTSGIDGDPAEVTTFEGGETFDIGATELEAVHMPGHAAGLAGYAFDGRDGEEVFSGDALLPYYTPNVGGADTRVDDALAKYLDTLAGIVDRGYTRAWPGHRGPIIDPSGRAADIVHHHRERTERVIGVLESGPATPWEISAELFGSLSYIHILHGPGEAFAHLEHLEDAGIVRREGRAFALLEDDPDLDALFPDVSAGAEHHPDI, encoded by the coding sequence ATGACCGACCCCGCGCTCGGGTTCGAGTTGGGCATCGTCTCGCTCGGCAACACCGCCTTCGAGGGGAACAACAACTGCTACGTGCTCGGCTTGGAGGAAAGCGCCGAGACGACGCTCATCGATACCGGCGTCGGCGTCCCCGAAACGCGCGAGCAGTTGCGCGAGGGACTCGCCGACTACGGCCTCGACTTTGCGGATATCGACCGAGTCTTCCTCACCCACCACCACGCCGACCACACCGGCCTCGCCGGGGAGATACAGGCCGAAAGCGGCTGTGCGGTCTACGTCCACGAGGCTGACGCGCCGCTGGTCGAACAGGACCCGGACGCGATGGCGGCCTCGGAGGACCGCCTCCGGAGTTGCATCGACGAGTGGGGCATGCCCGAGGACAAACAGGAGGAACTGCTGGCCTTCCTCGATTCGACGTCGGGCATCGACGGCGACCCGGCCGAGGTGACCACCTTCGAGGGCGGCGAAACCTTCGATATCGGCGCGACCGAACTCGAAGCCGTCCATATGCCCGGCCACGCCGCCGGCCTCGCCGGCTACGCCTTCGACGGCCGCGACGGCGAGGAGGTGTTCAGCGGCGACGCGCTGTTGCCCTACTACACGCCGAACGTCGGCGGCGCCGACACCCGCGTCGACGATGCCCTCGCGAAGTATCTCGATACCCTCGCCGGCATCGTCGACCGCGGCTACACCCGCGCGTGGCCCGGCCACCGCGGCCCCATCATCGACCCGTCGGGACGCGCCGCGGACATCGTCCACCACCACCGTGAACGGACCGAACGGGTCATCGGCGTCCTCGAATCCGGGCCCGCTACCCCGTGGGAAATCAGCGCCGAACTGTTCGGGTCGCTATCGTACATTCACATCCTCCACGGCCCCGGTGAGGCTTTCGCCCACCTCGAACACCTCGAAGACGCCGGTATCGTGCGACGCGAAGGCCGCGCGTTCGCCCTGCTGGAGGACGACCCCGACCTCGATGCGCTGTTCCCCGACGTCTCCGCAGGGGCCGAGCACCACCCCGATATATAA
- a CDS encoding response regulator: MTEDEKPTVLVVEDERALIELYVRWLEGEYDVRTAGGGEEALEKMDEDVEVVLLDRLMPGMSGDEVLEEVQERIPDCKVAMVTAVEPDFDVIRMGFDDYLTKPVEREELLQTVERLLGRSEFAELEQELYALVSKQAALQSTKSEEELQESEEFAELEERIAKLRADLDAALPDMESDEFVAMVRDIEEADEEGSEGDRADDGGD, from the coding sequence ATGACCGAGGACGAGAAACCGACGGTGCTCGTAGTCGAGGACGAGCGAGCACTTATCGAACTATACGTACGGTGGCTGGAGGGTGAGTACGACGTCCGGACTGCCGGGGGCGGCGAGGAGGCCCTCGAAAAGATGGACGAGGACGTCGAGGTCGTCCTTCTGGACCGGCTGATGCCGGGGATGAGCGGCGACGAGGTACTGGAGGAGGTCCAAGAGCGGATTCCCGACTGTAAGGTCGCGATGGTGACTGCGGTCGAACCGGATTTCGACGTCATCCGGATGGGCTTCGACGATTACCTGACCAAGCCGGTCGAACGCGAGGAGTTGCTGCAGACGGTCGAACGCCTGCTCGGGCGCTCGGAGTTCGCCGAACTCGAACAGGAACTGTACGCGCTCGTTTCGAAGCAGGCGGCGCTGCAGTCGACGAAATCCGAGGAGGAACTGCAGGAAAGCGAGGAGTTCGCCGAACTCGAAGAACGCATCGCGAAACTCCGGGCGGATCTGGATGCCGCGTTGCCGGATATGGAAAGCGACGAGTTCGTCGCGATGGTTAGGGATATCGAGGAAGCGGACGAGGAGGGAAGCGAGGGTGATAGGGCCGACGATGGGGGTGACTGA
- a CDS encoding helix-turn-helix domain-containing protein translates to MSETESPVESLPPSAKLVYKTLEYEGSLTQSQLAEESLLPQRTVRHALKKLDNAGVVEESVYLMDARKSTYTAVDAGTEAPTA, encoded by the coding sequence ATGTCCGAAACGGAATCGCCAGTCGAGTCCCTGCCACCGAGCGCGAAGCTCGTTTATAAAACACTCGAGTACGAGGGCTCTCTCACCCAGTCCCAACTCGCCGAGGAATCCCTGCTCCCCCAGCGGACCGTCCGCCACGCCCTCAAAAAGCTCGATAATGCCGGCGTCGTCGAGGAATCCGTCTACCTGATGGACGCCCGGAAGTCGACCTACACCGCCGTCGACGCCGGGACCGAAGCGCCGACCGCCTGA
- a CDS encoding DUF7504 family protein — protein sequence MYGVAELGAGLSFDPGTSLLLTGPTAESEARLLDAVAPADDERCIVITTNKGADRVTSELLDRGVEREQIGIIDCTSHDATVEDVEVRHLSSPGDLTGISLEFAKLVDKWDDSVPTRIGFASISTALMYAETRTMFRFLHVFTARIRSGEMFGAFAMDPSMHEDQTYNTIRAVFDCEAQLTDGNAELRGTGFQE from the coding sequence GTGTATGGCGTCGCCGAACTCGGAGCCGGTCTGTCGTTCGACCCGGGGACGAGCCTCCTGTTGACCGGGCCGACTGCCGAGAGTGAGGCGCGGCTTCTCGATGCGGTTGCGCCGGCCGACGACGAGCGGTGTATCGTCATCACGACGAACAAGGGGGCCGACCGGGTCACCTCCGAACTCCTCGACCGGGGGGTCGAACGGGAGCAAATCGGTATCATCGACTGTACGAGCCACGACGCGACCGTCGAGGACGTCGAGGTACGACATCTGAGTTCGCCCGGCGACCTGACTGGTATCAGTCTGGAATTCGCCAAACTGGTCGACAAGTGGGACGACTCGGTGCCGACGCGAATCGGCTTTGCTTCGATTTCGACGGCGCTCATGTACGCGGAGACGCGGACGATGTTCCGGTTCCTGCACGTCTTCACCGCGCGCATCCGCTCGGGTGAGATGTTCGGCGCCTTCGCTATGGACCCGAGCATGCACGAGGACCAGACGTACAACACGATTCGGGCCGTCTTCGACTGTGAGGCCCAACTCACCGACGGGAACGCGGAGTTGCGCGGGACCGGGTTTCAGGAGTAG
- a CDS encoding cupin domain-containing protein: MEKVDLSDAFDSFDEPWSPRLAGELNGQAVKLAKADGEFVWHQHDDADELFLVVSGQLRIELREESDVVLRESEFVIVPRGVEHRPVADEGADILLFEPSGTQNTGNVDDELTAEVERIE; this comes from the coding sequence ATGGAGAAAGTCGATTTGAGCGATGCGTTCGACTCGTTCGACGAGCCGTGGTCACCACGTCTGGCGGGCGAACTCAACGGGCAGGCAGTCAAACTCGCCAAGGCCGACGGTGAGTTCGTCTGGCACCAGCACGACGATGCCGACGAGCTATTTCTGGTGGTCTCGGGCCAACTCCGTATCGAGTTACGCGAGGAGTCGGACGTCGTGCTTCGGGAGAGTGAGTTCGTCATCGTACCGCGGGGCGTCGAACACCGGCCGGTCGCCGACGAGGGGGCGGACATACTGCTGTTCGAGCCGAGCGGGACGCAGAACACCGGGAACGTCGACGACGAGTTGACGGCCGAGGTCGAACGAATCGAGTAA
- a CDS encoding ATP-binding protein, producing the protein MDGLQSLTFAPIWGYVLAFGVAATLCFGGLPRARYIEDADSRRGLASFLLLSGGWALAHVGYLVAPTPATQYALYVVGLVVGFAAVGPWLYFCSAYTGRSLHRNSTVRWAAVGVFLAVTALKVTNPLHGQYFTTGMATTPFSHLVIHHGPLHWVVMGLAYALAFIGVFMLFELFAQVSYDTKPLFVVVSVTGLPVALDVLGATTPYLLPLTYSPLGVAAFAVGVSYVYLERFQAIHLTGETGDPMILVDAEGKVRDWNRAAQQLFPALGDTRGDSLTAVLPSVADVSDDSDSILELDRYGRTRYYRVTVNQFSANTARLGRQITLTDITNREQYRRQLERQNERLERFASLVSHDLRNPLSVAKGRVELSLEEGTQPEHLEPARDALDRMEELIDELLTLARTGRQIDETETVRVAPLATRSWEMVDAPDASLVVEDGLDTSVEADPERLQQLFENLFRNAVEHGGPDVTVTVGALAEAPGFYVADDGGGIPAEVRGEVFEPGFSTAEQGTGFGLPIVREIVEAHGWRIHITEAAGGGARFEIRTDSSR; encoded by the coding sequence ATGGACGGCTTGCAGTCCCTCACGTTCGCCCCGATTTGGGGGTACGTGCTGGCGTTCGGCGTCGCTGCGACCCTCTGTTTCGGCGGTCTGCCGCGTGCGCGCTATATCGAGGATGCCGATTCGCGGCGAGGCCTTGCTTCCTTCCTCCTGTTGAGTGGTGGCTGGGCGCTCGCACACGTCGGATATCTGGTCGCCCCGACACCGGCCACCCAGTATGCGTTGTACGTCGTGGGACTCGTCGTCGGGTTCGCCGCCGTCGGCCCGTGGCTGTACTTCTGTTCGGCCTACACCGGGCGGTCGCTCCACCGCAATTCGACCGTCCGCTGGGCCGCCGTCGGCGTCTTCCTCGCCGTCACGGCCCTCAAGGTCACGAACCCGCTGCACGGCCAGTACTTCACGACGGGGATGGCGACCACGCCGTTTTCGCATCTGGTGATTCATCATGGCCCGCTACACTGGGTCGTGATGGGGCTGGCCTACGCGTTGGCCTTCATCGGCGTTTTCATGCTTTTCGAGTTGTTCGCACAGGTTAGCTACGACACGAAACCCCTCTTCGTCGTCGTCTCGGTGACGGGGCTTCCGGTCGCCCTCGACGTGCTCGGCGCGACTACCCCGTATCTCCTCCCGCTTACGTACTCGCCGCTGGGTGTGGCTGCCTTCGCCGTCGGCGTGTCCTACGTCTATCTGGAGCGATTTCAGGCCATTCACCTCACGGGCGAGACGGGCGACCCGATGATATTGGTCGATGCGGAGGGGAAGGTTCGTGATTGGAACCGCGCTGCTCAGCAGCTCTTTCCCGCCCTTGGGGACACGCGGGGCGACTCCCTCACGGCTGTCCTCCCGTCGGTTGCCGACGTATCGGACGATTCCGATTCGATACTTGAACTCGACAGGTACGGGCGGACGCGGTATTACCGGGTGACGGTGAACCAGTTTTCGGCCAACACCGCCCGGTTGGGCCGGCAGATTACGCTCACGGATATCACCAACCGAGAGCAGTACCGGCGGCAGTTGGAGCGGCAAAACGAGCGATTAGAGCGGTTCGCGAGCCTCGTTTCCCACGACCTGCGGAACCCGCTGTCGGTGGCCAAAGGCCGCGTCGAGTTGTCGCTGGAGGAGGGCACCCAGCCGGAGCATCTGGAGCCGGCGAGGGATGCCCTCGACCGGATGGAGGAACTCATCGATGAGTTGCTCACGCTGGCTCGCACCGGTCGACAAATCGACGAAACCGAGACCGTGCGGGTGGCTCCCCTCGCGACGAGGAGTTGGGAGATGGTGGATGCCCCCGATGCCTCGTTGGTGGTCGAAGACGGGCTTGATACGTCGGTGGAAGCCGACCCCGAGCGGCTCCAGCAGTTGTTCGAGAACCTCTTTCGGAACGCTGTCGAACACGGTGGGCCCGACGTTACGGTCACGGTCGGAGCGCTGGCCGAAGCGCCGGGCTTCTACGTTGCTGACGACGGGGGCGGGATTCCGGCCGAGGTTCGAGGGGAGGTGTTCGAGCCAGGGTTTTCGACGGCCGAACAGGGGACCGGATTCGGACTGCCAATCGTCCGGGAGATCGTCGAAGCCCACGGCTGGAGGATTCACATAACGGAGGCCGCCGGTGGCGGGGCACGGTTCGAGATTCGGACGGACTCGTCACGGTAG
- the tatA gene encoding twin-arginine translocase TatA/TatE family subunit: METLLFIGGLGPMELGLVALVLILLFGASKLPDLARSMGSATGEFKKGRQEVEEELEEMQEAPEAEADEVEEAEPAGDTERSNA, from the coding sequence ATGGAAACGCTACTGTTCATCGGTGGGCTCGGACCCATGGAACTCGGCCTCGTGGCCCTGGTGCTAATCCTGCTGTTCGGCGCCAGCAAACTCCCCGACCTCGCGCGGTCGATGGGGTCGGCGACCGGCGAGTTCAAGAAAGGGCGACAGGAAGTCGAAGAGGAACTCGAAGAGATGCAGGAAGCTCCCGAAGCCGAGGCCGACGAGGTCGAGGAAGCCGAGCCGGCCGGTGACACCGAACGTTCGAACGCCTGA
- a CDS encoding HD domain-containing protein yields the protein MSSDTDGDEGRVYDPDADHAFPDERLNDALDLIRDDPEITAYLEAQNVNPVARKGYNDHGAKHIEIVRNRALQLYDLLKAGGVGFNGAVQQGLDEADESVIIAFAATLHDIGHVVHRDDHPYYSIPLAADILDRLLDEMDVYDTADTVRMKGEILHAILCHHTEEQPLTHEAGVVRVADALDMERGRSRIPYEKGGRGINTISSRAIRKVSLQPGDETPVMVEIEMTDAAGVYQVDELLKHKLHDSRIEEDVRIVAVKTQTDTDELIERIEM from the coding sequence ATGAGCAGCGACACCGACGGCGACGAGGGGCGCGTCTACGACCCCGACGCCGACCACGCCTTCCCCGACGAGCGCCTCAACGATGCCCTCGACCTCATCAGAGACGACCCAGAAATCACGGCGTATCTCGAAGCCCAGAACGTCAACCCCGTCGCCCGGAAGGGGTACAACGACCACGGCGCGAAACACATCGAAATCGTCCGGAACCGCGCCCTCCAACTGTACGACCTCCTGAAAGCCGGCGGCGTCGGCTTCAACGGCGCCGTCCAGCAGGGCCTCGACGAGGCCGACGAGAGCGTCATCATCGCCTTCGCGGCGACGCTGCACGACATCGGCCACGTCGTCCACCGCGACGACCACCCCTACTACTCCATTCCGCTTGCGGCCGACATTCTCGACCGACTCCTCGACGAGATGGACGTCTACGATACCGCCGACACCGTCCGGATGAAAGGCGAAATCCTCCACGCGATTCTCTGTCATCACACCGAAGAACAGCCCCTGACCCACGAGGCCGGCGTCGTCCGCGTCGCCGACGCACTCGATATGGAGCGCGGCCGTTCGCGCATCCCCTACGAGAAGGGCGGACGCGGCATCAACACCATCTCCAGTCGCGCCATCCGGAAGGTGTCGCTCCAGCCCGGCGACGAAACGCCCGTGATGGTCGAAATCGAGATGACCGACGCCGCCGGCGTCTATCAGGTCGATGAACTCCTGAAGCACAAACTCCACGACTCCCGCATCGAGGAGGACGTCCGCATCGTCGCCGTGAAAACACAGACCGACACCGACGAACTGATAGAACGCATCGAGATGTAA
- a CDS encoding VOC family protein: MEHTPEFDVTAEAPDSPVHTIGTDHMTVMGGDSAGTIAFYRDLLGMPLVLEQPNLDQPELTHLFFDTGDGRILTFFTKEGQRTRPQRGPGNVHHLAFSIAPEEFDDTKQALQAAGYGFNEFDRGAFHSLYTQDPGGLIVELVVEKYDIPDDRRGEVLALAHEKRVEAGAGFVDDEHMQEALDELGLDPEPQFAGDAPTGAGV, encoded by the coding sequence ATGGAACACACACCGGAGTTCGACGTGACCGCTGAGGCGCCGGACAGCCCCGTTCACACCATCGGAACCGACCACATGACGGTCATGGGCGGCGATTCCGCCGGGACCATCGCCTTCTACCGGGACCTGCTGGGGATGCCGCTGGTCCTCGAACAGCCCAACCTCGACCAGCCCGAACTGACACACCTGTTTTTCGACACCGGCGACGGCCGCATCCTCACCTTCTTCACGAAGGAAGGCCAGCGCACCCGCCCCCAGCGCGGCCCCGGCAACGTCCACCACCTCGCCTTCTCCATCGCGCCCGAGGAGTTCGACGACACCAAGCAGGCCCTGCAGGCGGCCGGCTACGGCTTCAACGAGTTCGACCGCGGCGCCTTCCACTCGCTGTACACGCAGGACCCCGGCGGCCTTATCGTCGAGTTGGTCGTCGAGAAGTACGACATCCCCGACGACCGACGCGGCGAGGTGCTGGCGCTGGCCCACGAAAAGCGCGTCGAGGCCGGCGCCGGGTTCGTCGACGACGAACACATGCAGGAAGCCCTCGACGAACTGGGCCTCGATCCCGAACCCCAGTTCGCGGGCGACGCGCCGACCGGGGCCGGCGTCTGA